The following nucleotide sequence is from Fibrobacter sp. UWB13.
CCCGAAGTCGTGCAGGAATTCGTGAACACACACCAAATGGATAGCGTATTCCAACTGCAAGAATCAATCGTCAATTCTTATCGCGACGACATGGTCAAATACGCACCAGATTCAGATAAAGTTCGAATCAAGGAATGCTTCGACTCCATTCCGAACCAACTCGCCAAAGAGAACAAAAAATTCCAATACTCGCTCATCGAAAAAAAAGGAACCGCCAACAAATTCGCAGGATGCCTACAATGGATTGAAGATGCCGGAATTGTAACTCGATGCAACAACCTGCATTTAACAGAGCTCCCGTTAGAAGGCAATGCCGACAAAAGCATTTTCAAAGTTTATATGAACGACATAGGACTGTTCGTCAGCATGCTTGAGCAAGGAACGCAAGGCGATATCTTACAAGGAAACTTACTCGGATACAAAGGCGCCATTTTTGAAAATCTAGCAGCCAGCATTCTCTATAAAATGGGAAGAAAACTGTATTATTTCCGCAAAGATTCCGGTCTAGAAATAGACTTTGTCATCCGCCACAAAGGTGAATGTACCTTATTAGAAGTCAAATCTGAAACAGGCAATGCGAAGAGTGTCAAAACAATCTTGAATCATCCCGAAAAATATCACGTTAATAAGGCTATCAAGTTCGGGAATTACAATGTCGGCAATACAGGAAATGTTTTAACGTTGCCACTGTACATGCTGATGTTTGTGGATGAAAGGTGAAAATTAAAGATTGTTTTTTCTATAAATGCATATACTCTCCCAAAAAAAGAATTTAAAATACTACGGATTAAAAAATGTTAAAAGATCTACTCAATTGCACGGATGACGAGCTAAAAAAGAAAGCCTCCGAACATCTAGTTTACGCAGACATTGAAACCGTGCAAACGGTTCTAGAAGCTCCTTTGTTGATTCCTCCATACCAACGCCCCTATATGTGGGAACAAAAGCAAGTGTCACAACTATTAAACGACATCCTTTTAAATAAGAAAAAAGGAGATTCTGATCATTATAGAATTGGGAGTATGATAACTTGTATCGATCCCTCTCTAGCGGATGGCTCAGAAAGAAAACAAAGCATCGATATTGTTGATGGTCAACAAAGAATCACTACTTTACTTTTAATTCTTCGTTGTTTGAACCCTTCGTACAAAAATGAATTGTTTAATAATTTAGAGTATAACCATTCTCAGTCATACAAACACCTTAAGCAAAATTCTGTATTCATTGAAGGATGGATCCAGTCTAATGTTGAAAATGAAAAAGAGGAATTTTTTAATTACATTCTTGATAATTGTGAATTAGTGATTGTCACGGTCTATAATATTTCCGAAGCCTTCCAAATGTTTGATTCACAAAATGGCAACGGAAAAGAGTTAGAACCATATAATCTGTTAAAAGCCTATCATTTAAGTGCTGTTAATGGTTTTGACAACCAAAAGAATTGCGATATTTCCTGGGAAAATGCCGTAAAAAGCCGTTTGCCCAACGGGCAGAATTTTGATGTACTAAAACAATTGTTCTCCGAACAATTGTATAGATCAAGAATATGGTCAAAAGGATGCGACGCAAATAGATTTACAAAAAAAGAAATTGAAGAATTTAAAGGATACAGAACGGGAAATGGAATAAGCTATCCATACCAAAACAAGACCATATCTTTATTAATGCTTTCTAAATGGATGGAAAACCAAAAAGATATTTTCACTACTAATGGAATGGTTGACCGAGATGGCAATTCTGATAATTCAAACTTTTTGAAGAATTTTATGAACGTCAACCAAGACATTGTTGATGGCGAGTTGTTTTTTCAATATATAGAAACCTATGTCGCCATGTATAGAAAATTATTTATCGATGGAGCGAACCAGGGGCCCATAAAAGATTTTCAAGACTTCTACGAAAAATATTGCCGTTATAAAGGGCATCACAGGGATGGGGACACCTATTTAAGAGAGTTATTTAATTCTTTAGTATTCTGCTTCTATGATAAATTTGGTGTAAGAGGCTTTCAACCGAGATACTATAAAATGCTATATGCATTTGTTTACAAAATTCGAATATTAAACAAGAGTGTCTTTTACAATACCGTAGTCAAAGCACCTATTGAATCTGACATCAGACCATTTAGCATTATAACTCAGGCGCAAAAACCTGATGACATTGAAAAAATGTATGTGGCTTGTACAATACCAGGGAATGTTTTGAAGCAAATGAA
It contains:
- a CDS encoding ATP-binding protein, whose product is MLKRKIEKQLMDWKSSPSRKPLIIKGCRQCGKTHSVLEFARKNYQSVVYLNFFKNPEYAQIFEGPLDIDTLTMQMGATIPGSKFLPHKTIIILDEIQDAPNARTALKFFKEDGRYDIVGTGSLLGVQGYGKAPKSIPVGSEMIITMYPLDFEEFLWANDIQEPVFKKLRECFEQIAPVPEALHNRMHQLLLQYIVVGGMPEVVQEFVNTHQMDSVFQLQESIVNSYRDDMVKYAPDSDKVRIKECFDSIPNQLAKENKKFQYSLIEKKGTANKFAGCLQWIEDAGIVTRCNNLHLTELPLEGNADKSIFKVYMNDIGLFVSMLEQGTQGDILQGNLLGYKGAIFENLAASILYKMGRKLYYFRKDSGLEIDFVIRHKGECTLLEVKSETGNAKSVKTILNHPEKYHVNKAIKFGNYNVGNTGNVLTLPLYMLMFVDER
- a CDS encoding DUF262 domain-containing protein, translating into MLKDLLNCTDDELKKKASEHLVYADIETVQTVLEAPLLIPPYQRPYMWEQKQVSQLLNDILLNKKKGDSDHYRIGSMITCIDPSLADGSERKQSIDIVDGQQRITTLLLILRCLNPSYKNELFNNLEYNHSQSYKHLKQNSVFIEGWIQSNVENEKEEFFNYILDNCELVIVTVYNISEAFQMFDSQNGNGKELEPYNLLKAYHLSAVNGFDNQKNCDISWENAVKSRLPNGQNFDVLKQLFSEQLYRSRIWSKGCDANRFTKKEIEEFKGYRTGNGISYPYQNKTISLLMLSKWMENQKDIFTTNGMVDRDGNSDNSNFLKNFMNVNQDIVDGELFFQYIETYVAMYRKLFIDGANQGPIKDFQDFYEKYCRYKGHHRDGDTYLRELFNSLVFCFYDKFGVRGFQPRYYKMLYAFVYKIRILNKSVFYNTVVKAPIESDIRPFSIITQAQKPDDIEKMYVACTIPGNVLKQMKIEVREANKRKSTFVPVIIEFFEKEHFTI